From a single Candidatus Hydrogenedentota bacterium genomic region:
- a CDS encoding amino acid permease: MKRLFARKTIDLLMEEMAGDHRLRRVLGPYSLTALGIGTIIGAGIFVIVGTVAHDKTGPAIIASFVVSGIACIFAALCYAEFAAMAPVAGSAYTYAYTTLGEVFAWIIGWDLVLEYTMASASVAHGWSHYFQNFIGLFGLSIPEVLSRAPFNTDPATGHFVMTGTLVDLPALIISAILTIILVVGIRESAGFNAIMVAIKLLVVLFVIVVGMFFVDPANWRPFAPYGWKGLSFFGEAFVWGRGASGQPVGVLAGAGIIFFAYIGFDAVSTHAEEARKPQRDVPIGIIASLLICTALYIAVAAVLTGMVPYDKIDIDAPVAVAFQHAGLPWATFIVSLGALAGITSVQMVLMLSQPRILLAMARDGLLPASFFGSVHPTFRTPWKSTILTGIVVAFFSSFFPLRVLLELVNIGTLLAFVIVCLAVLIMRKIQPGAKRPFRAPGGAFVPVMGALLCGILMFSLPSSNWLRLLLWLAAGLGIYIFYGRHHSVLEKMRAGQKP, from the coding sequence ATGAAACGGCTTTTTGCACGAAAAACGATCGATCTGCTGATGGAGGAAATGGCCGGCGACCACCGGTTGCGGCGAGTGCTGGGGCCGTATTCGCTGACGGCGCTGGGTATCGGCACGATCATTGGCGCGGGCATCTTCGTCATCGTGGGAACGGTGGCCCATGACAAAACAGGGCCCGCGATTATCGCGTCCTTCGTCGTGTCGGGCATCGCATGCATTTTCGCCGCGCTTTGCTACGCGGAATTCGCCGCGATGGCGCCCGTGGCGGGATCGGCCTATACCTACGCCTACACGACGCTCGGTGAAGTCTTTGCATGGATTATCGGATGGGATCTCGTGCTCGAATACACAATGGCGTCGGCCTCTGTGGCGCACGGATGGTCCCACTATTTCCAAAACTTCATCGGATTGTTCGGCCTTTCCATTCCTGAAGTTCTTTCCCGCGCACCGTTCAACACCGATCCCGCCACCGGACATTTCGTCATGACCGGAACCCTGGTCGATCTGCCCGCATTAATCATCTCCGCCATCCTGACGATTATCCTGGTGGTCGGCATCCGCGAAAGCGCCGGGTTCAATGCGATTATGGTGGCCATCAAACTGTTGGTCGTCCTGTTTGTCATCGTGGTAGGCATGTTTTTTGTCGATCCCGCCAACTGGCGGCCGTTTGCGCCCTATGGATGGAAGGGATTGAGTTTCTTCGGAGAAGCCTTCGTATGGGGACGCGGCGCCTCCGGGCAACCCGTGGGCGTGCTGGCCGGTGCGGGAATTATTTTCTTCGCCTATATCGGCTTCGACGCCGTTTCGACGCATGCCGAGGAGGCCCGCAAGCCCCAGCGTGACGTTCCCATCGGAATCATTGCCTCGTTGCTCATCTGCACCGCCCTCTATATTGCGGTGGCGGCTGTGTTGACCGGAATGGTTCCCTACGACAAGATTGACATAGATGCGCCGGTCGCAGTGGCCTTCCAGCATGCGGGGCTTCCGTGGGCCACGTTCATCGTCTCGCTGGGCGCCTTGGCGGGCATCACATCCGTGCAAATGGTGCTAATGTTGAGCCAGCCGCGCATCTTGCTGGCCATGGCGCGCGACGGCCTCCTGCCCGCGAGTTTCTTCGGCAGCGTCCATCCCACGTTCCGAACGCCGTGGAAGTCCACGATTCTGACGGGTATCGTGGTCGCGTTTTTCTCGTCGTTTTTCCCGTTGCGCGTCCTGTTGGAACTGGTGAACATCGGCACGTTGCTGGCCTTCGTGATTGTGTGCCTGGCCGTGCTTATCATGCGAAAAATTCAGCCCGGCGCCAAACGCCCGTTCCGCGCGCCGGGCGGCGCGTTCGTGCCGGTCATGGGCGCGCTGCTGTGCGGCATTCTGATGTTCTCCCTGCCGTCGAGCAACTGGTTGCGCCTCCTGCTCTGGCTGGCGGCCGGATTGGGCATCTATATTTTCTACGGACGCCACCACAGCGTTCTCGAAAAAATGCGGGCAGGCCAGAAACCATGA